Proteins encoded within one genomic window of Burkholderiaceae bacterium:
- a CDS encoding Type III restriction-modification enzyme helicase subunit: protein MNTRVLHAVTGRLSLRPPQEESLRRLLRVLEAAPELLGHERDVASILSTLKAEFPTLEDFEREFPSLCFALATGVGKTRLMGAFIAYLHLAHGINNFFVLAPNLTIYNKLITDFTRNTPKYVFKGIAEFAQQPPLIITGDNYDQTGAAVSDEPQGFAHDVRVNIFNISKINSEVRGGKEPRIKRMKEVLGDSYFNHLANLPDLVLLMDESHRYRASAGVRSINELKPLFGLEVTATPFVESGKGPVPFKNVVMDYPLARAMEDGFVKEPAVVTQRNFVAAAHTPEEVEKTKLEDGVRLHETTKVELLTYARENGVKPVKPFMLVIARDTTHAGQLLALLESEAFYEGRYAGKVIQVDSSRTGAEEEEMITRLLAVESVDEPTEIVIHVNMLKEGWDVTNLYTIVPLRAANARTLIEQSIGRGLRLPYGKRTGVAAVDRLNIVAHDKFQEIIDEANRGDSPIRLKQVILDAPSADDKKVSVQVGSGAASRLGLTDATPALDPASAAANGGAVTPTPAPVFTTEAEKQAARVVIEVIGKLETQRDLVPTSGALLTPEVRKVIQAEVAERLKPMQGNLLAGVDGGAPAIDLSSVVAKTTEIVVQQTIDIPRIAVVPKGEVTTGFRSFSLDVSQLRLQPGEREIVGQMLRTNEQFTLAAEIGLKEQRPEDYIVHALVDFDDIDYFTHADLLYDLAGQMVRHLQSYLSESEAVSVLNRDRRLIAREIHAQMMAHFFEEATEFEVQVSRGFTELKPCNYTATAGQAPRHFRETVDDVGRIKTMLFGGFTKCLYPLQKFDSDTERRFAVILERDASKWFKPAKGQFQIYYKLGTEQPEYVPDFVVEMDSFILLAETKKRDDLKSEEVVAKAAAAVRWCKYASDHARSVSGKPWKYILVPHDEIAESKRLKDYLRFEQKE from the coding sequence ATGAATACCCGCGTTCTGCACGCCGTCACCGGTCGTCTGTCTCTTCGTCCGCCGCAGGAGGAATCTCTCAGGCGGCTGCTTCGTGTGCTGGAAGCCGCGCCCGAGCTGTTGGGCCATGAGCGGGATGTCGCGTCCATTCTCTCCACGCTGAAGGCCGAGTTCCCCACGCTGGAGGACTTCGAGCGCGAATTCCCGTCGCTGTGCTTCGCGCTGGCCACGGGCGTGGGCAAGACGCGGTTGATGGGGGCGTTCATCGCCTACCTGCATCTGGCGCACGGCATCAACAACTTCTTCGTGCTCGCGCCCAACCTGACGATCTACAACAAGCTGATCACGGATTTCACGCGCAACACACCCAAGTACGTGTTCAAGGGCATCGCCGAGTTCGCGCAGCAGCCGCCGCTGATCATCACGGGCGACAACTACGACCAGACCGGCGCGGCGGTGAGCGATGAGCCCCAGGGCTTCGCCCACGACGTGCGCGTCAACATCTTCAATATCTCCAAGATCAACTCCGAGGTGCGTGGCGGCAAGGAACCACGCATCAAGCGGATGAAGGAAGTGCTTGGGGACAGCTACTTCAACCATCTGGCGAACCTGCCCGATCTGGTGCTGCTGATGGATGAGTCGCACCGCTACCGCGCGAGCGCGGGAGTTCGCTCCATCAATGAGTTGAAGCCGCTGTTCGGCCTGGAAGTGACGGCAACGCCCTTCGTGGAATCCGGCAAAGGGCCGGTGCCGTTCAAGAACGTGGTGATGGACTACCCGCTGGCGCGGGCAATGGAGGATGGTTTCGTCAAGGAACCTGCGGTCGTCACCCAGCGCAACTTCGTCGCTGCGGCTCACACACCGGAGGAAGTCGAGAAGACCAAGCTGGAAGACGGCGTGCGCTTGCACGAAACGACGAAGGTCGAGTTGCTCACCTACGCCCGCGAGAACGGCGTCAAGCCGGTGAAGCCGTTCATGCTCGTCATCGCGCGCGATACCACGCACGCAGGGCAACTTTTGGCACTTCTGGAATCGGAAGCGTTTTACGAAGGGCGCTACGCGGGCAAGGTGATCCAGGTGGACTCCAGCCGCACCGGCGCGGAAGAGGAGGAGATGATCACGCGCCTTCTGGCCGTCGAGAGCGTGGACGAGCCGACCGAGATCGTGATTCACGTCAACATGCTCAAGGAGGGTTGGGACGTGACCAACCTCTACACCATCGTCCCACTACGCGCCGCCAATGCCCGCACGCTGATCGAGCAGAGCATCGGTCGCGGCCTGCGCCTGCCCTACGGCAAGCGCACCGGCGTGGCGGCGGTGGATCGCCTCAACATCGTTGCCCACGACAAGTTTCAGGAGATCATCGACGAGGCCAACCGTGGCGATTCACCGATCCGGCTGAAGCAGGTCATCCTCGACGCGCCCAGCGCGGACGACAAGAAGGTGAGCGTACAGGTCGGCTCCGGTGCGGCATCTCGCCTCGGACTGACGGATGCCACGCCTGCGCTCGATCCGGCGTCGGCAGCCGCCAATGGCGGTGCCGTCACGCCAACGCCAGCCCCGGTCTTCACCACCGAGGCGGAGAAGCAGGCCGCGCGCGTTGTGATCGAGGTCATCGGCAAGCTGGAGACGCAGCGCGATCTGGTGCCGACCAGTGGCGCGCTGCTCACGCCGGAGGTACGGAAAGTCATTCAGGCGGAGGTGGCGGAGCGGCTGAAGCCGATGCAGGGCAACCTGCTGGCGGGCGTGGACGGTGGGGCACCGGCGATTGATCTTTCCTCGGTGGTCGCCAAGACCACCGAAATCGTGGTGCAGCAGACCATCGACATCCCGCGCATCGCCGTGGTGCCCAAGGGTGAGGTCACGACCGGCTTTCGCTCGTTCTCATTGGACGTGAGCCAGCTGCGCCTGCAACCGGGCGAGCGCGAGATCGTCGGCCAGATGCTGCGCACCAACGAGCAGTTCACGCTGGCGGCGGAAATCGGCCTGAAGGAGCAACGCCCGGAGGACTACATCGTCCACGCGCTGGTGGACTTCGACGACATCGACTACTTCACCCACGCCGATCTGCTCTACGACCTCGCGGGCCAGATGGTTAGGCACCTGCAGAGCTACCTCTCGGAATCCGAGGCGGTCAGCGTGCTGAATCGGGATCGCCGCCTGATCGCGCGAGAAATCCACGCGCAGATGATGGCGCACTTCTTCGAGGAGGCGACCGAATTCGAGGTGCAGGTCAGTCGCGGCTTCACGGAACTCAAGCCATGCAACTACACGGCCACTGCGGGACAGGCCCCGCGCCATTTCCGCGAAACAGTGGATGACGTGGGCCGCATCAAGACGATGCTGTTCGGCGGGTTCACGAAGTGCCTGTACCCGCTCCAGAAGTTCGATTCGGACACGGAGCGCCGCTTCGCGGTCATCCTCGAACGCGACGCCAGCAAGTGGTTCAAGCCCGCGAAGGGGCAGTTCCAGATTTACTACAAGCTCGGCACCGAGCAGCCGGAATACGTTCCCGACTTCGTGGTGGAAATGGATTCGTTCATCCTCCTGGCCGAGACCAAGAAGCGGGACGACCTGAAATCGGAGGAAGTCGTCGCCAAGGCCGCCGCAGCGGTGCGCTGGTGCAAGTACGCTTCAGATCACGCCAGGAGCGTCAGCGGCAAGCCGTGGAAGTACATCCTGGTGCCCCACGATGAGATCGCGGAATCGAAGCGGTTGAAGGACTACTTGCGGTTCGAGCAGAAGGAATGA
- a CDS encoding putative signal peptide protein, whose product MTLIPWPYRLLALAALAVALIGLGWIKGAGHVQAQWDAAVQKQTLQASAIRERQAQATVKVVTEYVDRVRIVREKGDTIVKEVPVYVSVQADAACTINHGFVRLHDAAAAGELPEPPGDADAPAAGLALSAVAGTVATNYQTCHQNAEQLRALQMWVRETAAATK is encoded by the coding sequence ATGACGTTGATCCCTTGGCCGTACCGCCTGCTGGCCCTGGCGGCGCTGGCCGTCGCGCTGATCGGGCTCGGCTGGATCAAGGGCGCGGGCCACGTTCAAGCCCAGTGGGACGCCGCCGTCCAAAAGCAAACCCTGCAGGCCAGCGCCATCCGAGAGCGTCAAGCGCAGGCCACCGTCAAGGTCGTCACCGAGTACGTCGACCGCGTCCGCATCGTCCGCGAGAAGGGCGACACCATCGTCAAGGAGGTTCCCGTCTATGTCTCCGTTCAAGCCGACGCTGCTTGCACTATCAACCATGGCTTTGTGCGCCTGCACGACGCTGCCGCCGCCGGTGAACTGCCCGAGCCCCCCGGAGATGCTGATGCGCCCGCCGCAGGTCTTGCGCTCTCTGCCGTCGCCGGAACCGTCGCCACCAACTACCAGACCTGCCACCAAAACGCCGAGCAACTGAGGGCGTTGCAGATGTGGGTCAGGGAGACGGCGGCGGCTACCAAGTGA
- a CDS encoding Phage lysozyme R, producing MIRPQRRTVAALTLSAAALVGIVLHEGYTDRAVIPVKGDVPTIGFGTTTGVKLGDTTTPPKALARALTDVQQFEGALKTCVTVPLAQHEYDALVSFSYNVGSRAFCQSTLVRKLNAEDYTGACAELLRWRFFQGKDCALPTNARLCGGLATRREAEYHQCLGEGAP from the coding sequence ATGATCCGGCCGCAACGACGCACCGTCGCCGCGCTGACCCTGTCCGCCGCCGCGCTGGTTGGCATCGTGCTGCACGAGGGCTACACCGACCGCGCGGTGATCCCGGTCAAGGGCGATGTGCCGACCATCGGCTTCGGCACCACCACCGGTGTGAAGCTGGGCGACACCACCACGCCGCCGAAGGCGCTGGCCCGAGCGCTCACCGACGTGCAGCAGTTCGAGGGCGCGCTCAAAACCTGCGTGACCGTACCGCTGGCCCAACACGAGTACGACGCCCTGGTGAGCTTCTCCTACAACGTCGGCAGCCGCGCGTTTTGCCAGTCCACGCTGGTCAGGAAGCTCAACGCCGAGGACTACACCGGAGCGTGTGCCGAGCTGCTGCGCTGGCGCTTCTTCCAGGGCAAGGACTGCGCGCTGCCCACCAACGCGCGGCTGTGCGGGGGGCTGGCTACACGGCGAGAAGCCGAGTACCACCAGTGCCTCGGGGAAGGTGCTCCATGA
- a CDS encoding Putative transmembrane protein: MTEEHQPATLVENLLLLHKEDFDDLLERAAERGAERCLAHLGLENGHAAKDIHELRDLLEAWRDARRTAWQTTVKVVTTGILAALLVGAAIKLKLLGGAP; this comes from the coding sequence ATGACCGAAGAACACCAACCCGCCACCCTCGTGGAAAACCTGCTCCTGCTGCACAAGGAGGACTTCGACGATCTGCTCGAACGCGCCGCCGAACGGGGAGCCGAGCGTTGTCTCGCCCATCTGGGCCTTGAGAACGGCCACGCCGCGAAAGACATCCACGAACTACGCGATCTGCTCGAAGCGTGGCGCGATGCGCGCCGCACGGCGTGGCAGACCACCGTCAAGGTCGTGACCACCGGCATCCTGGCCGCGTTGCTGGTCGGTGCCGCCATCAAGCTCAAGCTGCTGGGCGGTGCGCCATGA